A stretch of Henckelia pumila isolate YLH828 chromosome 4, ASM3356847v2, whole genome shotgun sequence DNA encodes these proteins:
- the LOC140894391 gene encoding uncharacterized protein produces MDDNSPRIRVRQYTKSSLPRLRWTPELHHLFLEAVQNLGGKYKATPKQIMQMMGVKGLKISHIKSHLQTYRNMKEHSDFHGFMAISPCTTWFSIREPSVQRKQISQPRRELISGTEENVLQNHYQVNGAKGSPSDSISKMADGLQHINIELKLETNAENVGDSLRNYPQQLSDEYCSRWWHNGPINLDLTMS; encoded by the exons ATGGACGATAATTCTCCAAGAATTAGGGTAAGGCAGTACACGAAGTCGTCTCTTCCGAGGTTACGGTGGACGCCGGAGCTTCATCACCTCTTCCTCGAAGCAGTTCAAAATCTTGGTGGCAAATACA AAGCAACTCCGAAGCAGATTATGCAGATGATGGGGGTTAAAGGGCTCAAGATTTCACACATCAAGAGCCATCTCCAG ACGTATAGAAACATGAAGGAACACTCGGACTTTCATGGGTTTATGGCTATTAGCCCCTGCACTACTTGGTTCTCTATTAG agAACCATCAGTTCAAAGAAAACAAATTTCCCAACCTAGAAGAGAATTAATCAGTGGAACCGAGGAAAATGTACTGCAAAATCATTACCAG gtGAATGGAGCAAAGGGAAGCCCGAGTGATTCGATATCGAAGATGGCTGATGGACTTCAACACATAAATATAGAATTAAAATTAGAAACCAATGCAGAAAATGTTGGGGATAGTTTACGGAATTACCCCCAGCAACTATCAGATGAATACTGTAGTAGATGGTGGCATAATGGTCCTATCAATTTGGACTTAACTATGTCATGA